The Thunnus thynnus chromosome 2, fThuThy2.1, whole genome shotgun sequence genome includes a region encoding these proteins:
- the ascc2 gene encoding activating signal cointegrator 1 complex subunit 2 — MACARVPLDEQQVTEPGPLGKERTLPALHPDRKEERYFVPYKPLPEDSTPAEVEEFLEHAKFITEDLEWLLALPHDKFWCQVVFDESLQRCLDSYLHHAPRGLDLAALPSSPAVAEMQRSVHRMVFLTFLRMATHKESKENFLTPAVFGEIIYDNFLFDIPKILDLCMLFGKGNSQLLHKMIENIFTQQPSYYSDLDETVPTVLEVFDTILDRCGLQCEGATAMEPMKLNAHKQPTAMTMSQQELVDIILYLCDSTTTIHAFLDIFPAACSSFHSHSFLDRLTSFYETAVPDLEKALRKRNFDDKGVQEDAWKRLSHSCRKMVEMAHLVLHHTCLQPILEGGENMQTFAEELLQHFTSFLPEKRFLSDYDEQFPIADDISLLHQALPVIDETRTSYLLQGVESAWDSVGRRKPQSQIQLRTSSSFVANQGAVGGASAASSSASFNPQEVREPGEGGESLRGAEAMLDVSRKGNNGAVCPVSGAELESLLSCIRDLLPDLGEGFLLACLQEYDYNSELVINNILEDRLAPNLDKLDRAMPRPVKEEVSSVLSKRSNVFDDDEFDIFRRDQVDMSRIWKGRRKGESARELLDDKQHIAEQKARYQAYETVVDEVVIEPGESAASYGLDDYDDEYDDTYDMNQVGANDLDGDSLLNRRPFTVPQVLRKGNKHEDVDEGEDEDEEEESVQNNVNRDQFVQDPALLRERAEARRAAMQQRKGIRPERPSNVVGRAKGQGQTLETFLDRRKKEANKSRGANHNRRTMADRKRNKGMIPS, encoded by the exons ATGGCCTGTGCTCGAGTGCCTCTGGATGAGCAGCAGGTGACCGAGCCTGGCCCGCTGGGAAAAGAGCGCACACTGCCCGCACTG CACCCGGACAGGAAGGAGGAGCGCTATTTTGTGCCTTATAAGCCCCTGCCAGAGGATAGCACTCCTGCTGAGGTGGAGGAGTTTTTGGAGCATGCGAAATTTATCACAGAGGACCTGGAGTGGCTGCTCGCTCTGCCTCACGATAAGTTTTGGTGTCAG GTGGTGTTCGATGAGTCCCTGCAGAGATGCTTAGACTCGTATCTGCATCACGCTCCTCGCGGCCTCGACCTCGCCGCCTTGCCCTCCTCCCCGGCGGTGGCTGAAATGCAGCGCTCCGTCCACAGGATGGTCTTCTTGACCTTCTTAAGGATGGCGACGCACAAAGAATCAAAG GAGAACTTCCTCACCCCAGCTGTGTTTGGAGAAATTATCTACGACAACTTTCTTTTTGACATTCCCAAAATTTTGGATCTTTGCATGTTATTTGGAAAAGGCAACAGCCAGCTGCTGCATAAGATGATAG agaacATCTTTACCCAGCAGCCATCATACTATAGCGACCTGGATGAGACGGTACCCACTGTGTTAGAG GTGTTTGACACTATCCTGGACAGATGTGGTCTCCAGTGTGAAGGAGCCACCGCCATGGAACCGATGAAGCTTAACGCACACAAACAGCCCACTGCCATGACCATGAGCCAGcag gAACTTGTAGATATTATTTTGTACCTGTGTGACTCGACAACCACCATCCATGCCTTCCTGGACATCTTCCCTGCTGCCTGCTCCAGCTTCCACTCCCACAGCTTCCTCGACAG ATTGACCTCGTTTTATGAGACCGCTGTGCCTGACCTTGAGAAGGCCTTGAGGAAGAGAAACTTTGATGATAAAGG TGTTCAGGAGGACGCGTGGAAGAGATTATCACACTCCTGTCGGAAGATGGTGGAGATGGCTCACCTGGTGCTGCACCACACCTGCCTACAGCCGATCCTGGAGGG CGGAGAAAACATGCAAACGTTTGCAGAGGAGCTACTTCAACATTTCACATCTTTTTTACCAGAGAAAAG GTTCTTGTCAGACTACGATGAGCAGTTCCCCATTGCGGACGACATCAGCCTCCTACATCAGGCCCTGCCTGTCAT TGATGAGACCAGGACGTCCTATCTGCTCCAGGGGGTCGAGAGCGCCTGGGACAGCGTCGGGCGACGGAAACCGCAGAGTCAGATTCAGCTGAGAACGTCCTCGTCATTTGTAGCCAATCAGGGAGCAGTGGGCGGTGCTTCCGCCGCTTCCTCTTCAGCCAGCTTTAACCCTCAAGAGGTCCGAGAaccaggagaaggaggagagagccTGAGAGGAGCGGAGGCCATGCTGGATGTTTCCAGAAAAGGAAATAAC GGAGCGGTTTGTCCGGTGAGCGGGGCTGAGCTGGAGTCTCTGCTGTCGTGTATCAGGGACCTGCTGCCTGATTTGGGAGAAGGCTTCCTGCTGGCCTGCCTGCAGGAGTACGACTACAACTCTGAGCTGGTCATCAACAACATCCTGGAGGACCGGTTGGCCCCGAACCTGGACAAACTGGACCGAGCCATGCCGAG GCCTGTGAAGGAGGAGGTTTCAAGCGTTCTGAGCAAAAGATCCAACGTGTTTGACGACGACGAGTTTGACATCTTCCGCAGGGATCAGGTGGACATGTCTCGCATCTGGAAGGGCAGGAG GAAAGGTGAGAGCGCTCGAGAGCTGCTGGACGACAAGCAGCACATAGCGGAGCAGAAAGCTCGTTACCAGGCCTACGAGACGGTGGTGGACGAGGTCGTCATCGAGCCCGGTGAATCCGCCGCCAGCTACGGCCTGGACGACTACGACGACGAGTACGATGACACCTACGACATGAACCAAGTGGGAGCCAACGACCTGGACGGAGACAGTCTGCTGAACAGAAG ACCTTTTACAGTCCCTCAGGTActaagaaaaggaaacaaacacgAGGATGTGGACGAAGGCGAAGAcgaggatgaggaagaagaaagtgTACAG AACAACGTAAACAGAGACCAGTTTGTGCAGGACCCGGCTCTGCTGAGGGAGAGGGCTGAAGCTAGAAGAGCCGCCATGCAGCAGAGGAAAGG CATCCGGCCGGAGCGTCCCAGCAACGTCGTGGGCCGGGCCAAAGGTCAAGGACAAACGTTGGAGACATTCCTGGACCGACGCAAGAAAGAGGCCAACAAGAGCCGCGGCGCCAACCACAACCGCCGCACCATGGCCGACCGCAAGAGGAACAAAGGGATGATCCCTTCCTGA
- the rnf215 gene encoding RING finger protein 215 isoform X1 — translation MAATRRRCCLRLILPLLLLLCPGLLVAAEQVALVEVFVEQRPGVSALLQGEVVESRPGRWSSEHRDQDKQDLEGELVLVRDEEPQVSGGKAEDDSKEPEPWIGVVPVEMDDSKASTGNQESFADAMVNKMKRALVLGASALIILALNQNTVREMDLSQVLSKPIIVIQTSENVTKLIGALLRGLQATAKITYKTILQDNLGATLTLWSSCGRSRGGRYGEWQGVICTGETNSQVQKYLQQLWDTVLLVALILSTGVIVQARWQYQDHQLNDDLELLPKQDVLKRMSSLKTKTYRQPKPWCDPSQPVETDNCAVCLEPFNNNQCLRVLPCLHEYHRDCVDPWLLLQHTCPLCKRSILSSVCKDS, via the exons ATGGCTGCAACTCGCCGCCGGTGCTGTCTCCGGTTAATCCTACCGcttctcctgctgctgtgtCCGGGGCTGCTGGTGGCGGCGGAGCAGGTCGCTCTGGTGGAGGTGTTCGTGGAGCAGCGGCCCGGTGTCAGCGCTTTGCTCCAGGGAGAAGTGGTGGAGTCCAGGCCGGGCAGATGGAGCTCCGAGCACCGGGACCAGGACAAACAAGACCTTGAGGGAGAGCTGGTCCTG GTTCGGGACGAGGAGCCGCAGGTGAGCGGAGGAAAAGCGGAGGATGACAGCAAAGAGCCGGAGCCGTGGATCGGGGTGGTGCCGGTGGAGATGGACGACAGCAAAGCCTCCACCGGAAACCAGGAGTCCTTCGCTGATGCGATGGTCAATAAA ATGAAGCGAGCTCTGGTCCTCGGAGCGTCTGCGCTGATCATTCTGGCTCTCAACCAGAACACCGTCAGAGAG atggaTCTGTCTCAGGTGCTGTCGAAGCCCATCATTGTGATCCAGACGTCTGAAAACGTCACCAAGCTGATCGGAGCTCTGCTCAG GGGCCTTCAGGCGACAGCGAAAATCACATACAAGACCATCCTGCAGGACAACCTG GGAGCCACGCTCACGCTGTGGTCCAGCTGCGGGCGATCGAGAGGCGGACGCTACGGAGAGTGGCAGGGGGTCATCTGCACGGGAGAGACCAACTCTCAGGTCCAG AAGTACCTGCAGCAGCTGTGGGACACGGTCCTCCTGGTGGCTCTGATCCTCAGCACCGGCGTCATCGTTCAGGCCCGCTGGCAGTACCAGGACCACCAGCTGAACGACGACTTAGAG TTGCTTCCTAAACAGGACGTCCTGAAGAGAATGTCGTCTCTCAAGACCAAAACGTACCGTCAGCCCAAACCCTGGTGTGATCCGTCCCAGCCGGTAGAAACCGACAACTGCGCCGTGTGTCTGGAGCCGTTCAACAACAACCAG TGTTTGCGGGTGCTGCCGTGTCTCCATGAGTATCACAGAGACTGCGTGGAcccctggctgctgctgcagcacacCTGTCCTCTGTGCAAACGCAGCATCCTCA GCAGCGTCTGTAAGGACAGTTAA
- the rnf215 gene encoding RING finger protein 215 isoform X2, whose product MQVALVEVFVEQRPGVSALLQGEVVESRPGRWSSEHRDQDKQDLEGELVLVRDEEPQVSGGKAEDDSKEPEPWIGVVPVEMDDSKASTGNQESFADAMVNKMKRALVLGASALIILALNQNTVREMDLSQVLSKPIIVIQTSENVTKLIGALLRGLQATAKITYKTILQDNLGATLTLWSSCGRSRGGRYGEWQGVICTGETNSQVQKYLQQLWDTVLLVALILSTGVIVQARWQYQDHQLNDDLELLPKQDVLKRMSSLKTKTYRQPKPWCDPSQPVETDNCAVCLEPFNNNQCLRVLPCLHEYHRDCVDPWLLLQHTCPLCKRSILSSVCKDS is encoded by the exons GTCGCTCTGGTGGAGGTGTTCGTGGAGCAGCGGCCCGGTGTCAGCGCTTTGCTCCAGGGAGAAGTGGTGGAGTCCAGGCCGGGCAGATGGAGCTCCGAGCACCGGGACCAGGACAAACAAGACCTTGAGGGAGAGCTGGTCCTG GTTCGGGACGAGGAGCCGCAGGTGAGCGGAGGAAAAGCGGAGGATGACAGCAAAGAGCCGGAGCCGTGGATCGGGGTGGTGCCGGTGGAGATGGACGACAGCAAAGCCTCCACCGGAAACCAGGAGTCCTTCGCTGATGCGATGGTCAATAAA ATGAAGCGAGCTCTGGTCCTCGGAGCGTCTGCGCTGATCATTCTGGCTCTCAACCAGAACACCGTCAGAGAG atggaTCTGTCTCAGGTGCTGTCGAAGCCCATCATTGTGATCCAGACGTCTGAAAACGTCACCAAGCTGATCGGAGCTCTGCTCAG GGGCCTTCAGGCGACAGCGAAAATCACATACAAGACCATCCTGCAGGACAACCTG GGAGCCACGCTCACGCTGTGGTCCAGCTGCGGGCGATCGAGAGGCGGACGCTACGGAGAGTGGCAGGGGGTCATCTGCACGGGAGAGACCAACTCTCAGGTCCAG AAGTACCTGCAGCAGCTGTGGGACACGGTCCTCCTGGTGGCTCTGATCCTCAGCACCGGCGTCATCGTTCAGGCCCGCTGGCAGTACCAGGACCACCAGCTGAACGACGACTTAGAG TTGCTTCCTAAACAGGACGTCCTGAAGAGAATGTCGTCTCTCAAGACCAAAACGTACCGTCAGCCCAAACCCTGGTGTGATCCGTCCCAGCCGGTAGAAACCGACAACTGCGCCGTGTGTCTGGAGCCGTTCAACAACAACCAG TGTTTGCGGGTGCTGCCGTGTCTCCATGAGTATCACAGAGACTGCGTGGAcccctggctgctgctgcagcacacCTGTCCTCTGTGCAAACGCAGCATCCTCA GCAGCGTCTGTAAGGACAGTTAA